Within the Enterobacter bugandensis genome, the region TGCGCTGTAAGAACGTCAAAGGTTTCAATATCTATAATCCGGTTTACGGCAAACTCGACGAGTGTACAACCGTCTCCGCCGCTGACAGCGACCAGACGCTCAAGCAGGAGAGCTACTCGGCCTACGCCCAGGATGCCCTGTACCTGACGGATAAATGGATCGCCGTCGCCGGGCTGCGCTACCAGTATTACACTCAGTACGCGGGCAAAGGTCGTCCGTTTAACGTCAATACCGATAGCCGCGACGAGCAGTGGACGCCGAAGCTGGGGCTGGTTTACAAACTGACGCCAGCAGTCTCGCTGTTTGCCAACTATTCGCAGACGTTTATGCCGCAGTCGTCCATTGCGAGCTACATTGGCGACCTGCCGCCGGAAACCTCAAACGCGTACGAAGTAGGCGCAAAGTTCGATCTGTTCGACGGCATTACCGCCAATATCGCGCTGTTTGATATTCACAAGCGCAACGTGCTGTATACCGAAAGCATTGGGGGCGAAACCATCGCCAAAACCGCGGGCCGCGTGCGCTCTCAGGGCGTGGAGGTGGATCTCGCAGGCTCGCTGACCGAGAACACCAATATTATCGCCAGCTACGGCTATACCGACGCGAAGGTACTGGAGGACCCGGACTACGCGGGCAAACCGCTGCCGAATGTGCCGCGCCATACCGGCTCCCTGTTCCTGACGTACGACATTCATAATGCGTTTGCCGGGAATACCCTGACGCTCGGCGGCGGCGGGCACGGCGTAAGCCGCCGCTCGGCGACCAACGGTGCGGATTATTATCTGCCGGGCTATTTCGTGGCGGATGCGTTTGCGGCGTATAAGATGAAGCTGCAGTATCCGGTGACGCTGCAGGTGAACGTGAAGAACCTGTTTGATAAGACCTACTACACGTCGTCGATTGCGACCAACAACCTGGGCAACCAGATTGGCGACCCGCGCGAAGTGCAGTTTACGGTGAAGATGGAGTTTTGATGTAAAAAAGCCCGGTGGCGCTAATGCTTACCGGGCCTACGATCCATTCCCTCTCCCTGTGGGAGAGGGTTAGGGTGAGGGCATCAGGCCTCAATATCCGCCATATCCCCTTTCTCCTGCAGCCAGTTACGTCGGTCTTCCGAACGTTTCTTGGCGAGGAGCATATCCATCACGGCGTTGGTTTGCTGTTCGTCTTCGTCGCTGATCGTCAGCTGCACCAGGCGGCGCGTGTTCGGATCCAGCGTCGTTTCGCGCAGCTGCATCGGGTTCATTTCGCCCAGCCCTTTAAAGCGCTGCACATTTGGTTTGCCCTTCTTACGCTTAAGCTGCTCCAGCACGCCCGCCTTCTCTTCTTCCGTCAGCGCGTAGTACACCTCTTTGCCGAGGTCGATACGGTAGAGCGGCGGCAGCGCCACGTGGACGTGACCGTTTTTCACCAGCGTGCGGAAGTGCTTCACAAACAGCGCGCACAGCAGCGTGGCGATGTGCAGACCATCGGAGTCCGCATCCGCGAGAATACAGATCTTGCCGTAGCGCAGCTGGCTCAGATCCTCGCTGTCCGGATCGATGCCGATCGCAACGGAGATGTCGTGCACTTCCTGCGAGGCCAGCACTTCGTCTGAAGAGACTTCCCAGGTGTTCAGGATCTTACCCTTGAGTGGCATGATCGCCTGATATTCACGATCGCGCGCCTGTTTGGCCGACCCACCCGCCGAATCCCCTTCCACGAGGAACAGCTCGGTGCGGTTGAGATCCTGCGCGGTACAGTCCGCCAGCTTGCCCGGCAGCGCAGGGCCGCTGGTCAGCTTTTTACGCACCACTTTCTTCGCGGCACGCAGACGACGCTGGGCGCTGGAGATCGCCATTTCAGCCAGCATCTCAGCCGCCTGAACGTTCTGGTTCAGCCACAGGGTAAACGCATCTTTCACCACGCCGGAGACGAACGCCGCGCACTGGCGCGATGACAGACGTTCTTTGGTCTGACCGGCAAACTGCGGATCCTGCATTTTCACGGAGAGCACGTAGGCGCAGCGGTCCCAGATATCTTCCGCCGAGAGCTTCACGCCGCGCGGCAGAATGTTGCGGTATTCGCAGAACTCACGCATCGCGTCCAGCAGTCCCTGACGCAGGCCGTTGACGTGGGTACCGCCGAGCATGGTTGGGATCAGGTTAACGTAGCTTTCGGTCAGCAGCTCGCCGCCTTCCGGCAGCCACAGCAGCGCCCAATCCACCGCTTCGGTATCACCGCTAAAGTTACCGACAAACGGTTTTTCCGGCAGCGTTGGCAGGCCGTTTACCGCTTCGCACAGGTAGTCGTTCAGGCCATCGGCGTAGCACCAGGTCTGCTCGGTGTTGTTGACGTGATCTTTAAAGGTAATTTCCACGCCCGGGCACAGTACCGCTTTGGCTTTCAGCAGATGCGTCAGGCGAGA harbors:
- the parE gene encoding DNA topoisomerase IV subunit B — translated: MTQTYNADAIEVLTGLEPVRRRPGMYTDTTRPNHLGQEVIDNSVDEALAGHAKRVDVILHADQSLEVIDDGRGMPVDIHPEEGVPAVELILCRLHAGGKFSNKNYQFSGGLHGVGISVVNALSKRVEVNVRRDGQVYNIAFENGEKVQDLQVVGTCAKRNTGTSVHFWPDESFFDSPRFSVSRLTHLLKAKAVLCPGVEITFKDHVNNTEQTWCYADGLNDYLCEAVNGLPTLPEKPFVGNFSGDTEAVDWALLWLPEGGELLTESYVNLIPTMLGGTHVNGLRQGLLDAMREFCEYRNILPRGVKLSAEDIWDRCAYVLSVKMQDPQFAGQTKERLSSRQCAAFVSGVVKDAFTLWLNQNVQAAEMLAEMAISSAQRRLRAAKKVVRKKLTSGPALPGKLADCTAQDLNRTELFLVEGDSAGGSAKQARDREYQAIMPLKGKILNTWEVSSDEVLASQEVHDISVAIGIDPDSEDLSQLRYGKICILADADSDGLHIATLLCALFVKHFRTLVKNGHVHVALPPLYRIDLGKEVYYALTEEEKAGVLEQLKRKKGKPNVQRFKGLGEMNPMQLRETTLDPNTRRLVQLTISDEDEQQTNAVMDMLLAKKRSEDRRNWLQEKGDMADIEA